AACAATAGATGTCAGTAGAGAAAGCCTTTATAAATCGCTATCAAAAAAAGGGAATCCCTCTTTTTCAACAATCTTTAAAGTTCTTGAATTTCTTAATTTAGAAATGAGCATCGCTGCCCCAAAAACTTTAAAACAAGTAAGCATATAAAAAAGTAGGCATTCTCAAAAAAAATATTGGATAAGTATTTGACAATGGAAATTTTGATGCGGATACAAAAAAGATTTTTGTTTTTCTTTTTAGTACTCATTCAGCTTGCCGTTTTAATCGCAAGTCTAGGCAGAGTTTTTCCGTCCGTCGGATTAAACACAAAAGAAAACCATAGACAAAAAAATATCTTAGCCATGAGCGATATTTATTACCATCAAACTTTTAATAACTGTGCACCCTATTCTGCAATGGCTGCGATAAATGTAATAACAAAAAAAGAAATAGATCCGGAACTTTTAGCAAGAGAAACAGGATGGCGGATAAAAAATAACTTAACCATGCCGCGAGGCCTTATTCAAGTATTGCACAAACATGGAATAAAAACAAAAGAAAAAGTTTTATCCTGCTACTCCGATGCCGAAAAAATTAATTGGATAAAAAATACAGTCGACGAAGGAAAGCCGATTATTCTTTTAATAAAAATAAAGAAAGTTTTACATTATATAACGGTAATAGGTTACGACGAAAAAGGTTTTATTCTTTACGACTCTCTGCAAGAAAAGACAAAATCAAATCCGCGAAAAACAATAAAAGACAAACCTCAATATTATGGAAACCGTTATTACGAATATTCCGGCCTTATAAAACTTTGGGATAAGGGAGGCTATAAAATATTTTTTAAAAATTGGGCATTGGTTTGCGGATAAAATTATTTCCTTTGCAAATAAAGAATCCCGGGATTCGATTTAGGAAAACCATCAAAACCTTTTTAGTTTTTTCTAAAAATAT
The DNA window shown above is from Treponema denticola and carries:
- a CDS encoding C39 family peptidase; translation: MEILMRIQKRFLFFFLVLIQLAVLIASLGRVFPSVGLNTKENHRQKNILAMSDIYYHQTFNNCAPYSAMAAINVITKKEIDPELLARETGWRIKNNLTMPRGLIQVLHKHGIKTKEKVLSCYSDAEKINWIKNTVDEGKPIILLIKIKKVLHYITVIGYDEKGFILYDSLQEKTKSNPRKTIKDKPQYYGNRYYEYSGLIKLWDKGGYKIFFKNWALVCG